One region of Scophthalmus maximus strain ysfricsl-2021 chromosome 15, ASM2237912v1, whole genome shotgun sequence genomic DNA includes:
- the ppp2r3a gene encoding serine/threonine-protein phosphatase 2A regulatory subunit B'' subunit alpha isoform X2: MMIKETSLRLDPDLRGELAFLARGCDFVLPSRFKKRLKSFQQQQVQSKPDKKPGTPPPAPAPAPATPAPTPRSPSPPPAPVIVAPPPPAVNIPRFYYPRGLPAPGPAANADAAIDTIEAAFTEFEEEKADIYEMGKIAKACGCPLYWKAPMFYAAGGERTGFVSVHSFIATWRKLLHSCHDDSSRFISLMAKPGCNYLEQEDFIPLMQDIVDTHPGLTFLKDAPEFHSRYITTVIQRIFYVVNRSWTGRITMMELRRSNFLQTLALLEEEDDINQITDYFSYEHFYVIYCKFWELDTDHDLYIDHKDLARYNEHASSNRIIERLFSGAVTRGNAVQREGRMSYAEFVWFLISEEDKKNPTSIEYWYRCMDVDGDGVLSMFELEYFYEEQCERMERTGIEPLPFQDLLCQMLDLVKPESPGKITLSDLKRCRMAHIFFDTFFNLEKYLDHEQRDPFAVQKDIDSEGPEPSDWDKYASEEYEILVAEETANDQLHEGSFDDDYESEELQVTGEIGNKMEKLVISDLSA; this comes from the exons ATGATGATCAAGGAGACGTCGTTACGCCTGGACCCTGACCTGAGGGGGGAGCTGGCCTTTCTGGCCAGGGGGTGTGACTTTGTCCTCCCCTCGCGCTTCAAGAAGAGACTGAAGTCCTTCCAGCAGCAACAG gTCCAGTCCAAACCGGACAAGAAACCAGGCACGCCTCCGCCAGCCCCTGCCCCCGCCCCGGCCACACCTGCCCCCACACCACGCTCGCCCAGCCCCCCGCCGGCTCCGGTGATAGTCGCCCCTCCGCCGCCTGCCGTCAACATTCCCAGGTTCTACTACCCCCGTGGGCTCCCTGCCCCGGGCCCGGCTGCCAACGCCGACGCAGCCATCGATACCATCGAGGCGGCCTTCACCGAGTTCGAGGAGGAGAAGGCCGACATATATGAAATGGGCAAGATCGCCAAG GCCTGCGGGTGTCCTCTTTACTGGAAGGCGCCCATGTTCTACGCGGCAGGTGGCGAGAGGACGGGCTTCGTCTCCGTCCACTCCTTCATTGCAACCTGGAGGAA gTTGTTGCACAGTTGCCATGATGATTCATCAAGGTTTATTTCCCTGATGGCCAAACCTGGCTGCAACTACCTGGAGCAGGAGGACTTCATTCCTCTGATGCAG GACATAGTGGACACGCACCCCGGGCTCACCTTTCTGAAGGATGCACCTGAATTCCATTCCCGCTACATCACAACG GTGATCCAGCGGATATTCTACGTGGTGAACCGCTCGTGGACAGGTCGCATCACCATGATGGAGCTGCGCAGGAGCAACTTCCTGCAGACGCTGgccctgctggaggaggaggacgacatcAACCAGATCACGGACTACTTCTCGTACGAGCACTTCTACGTCATCTACTGCAAGTTCTGGGAGCTGGACACTGACCACGACCTCTACATCGACCACAAAGACCTGGCGAGATACAACGAACACG CCTCCTCGAACAGGATCATTGAGAGATTGTTCTCAGGGGCCGTCACTCG GGGCAATGCCGTGCAGAGGGAAGGCAGGATGAGCTATGCCGAGTTCGTCTGGTTCCTCATCTCcgaggaggacaagaagaatCCCACCAG CATTGAGTACTGGTACCGGTGCATGGACGTAGATGGCGATGGCGTCCTGTCCATGTTCGAGCTGGAGTACTTCTACGAGGAACAGTGTGAGAGGATGGAAAGGACGGGCATCGAACCCCTGCCCTTCCAGGATTTGCTCTGCCAGATGCTCGACCTGGTCAAACCCGAGAGCCCAG GTAAGATAACCCTGAGTGATCTGAAGCGCTGCCGGATGGCCCACATATTCTTCGACACCTTCTTCAACCTGGAGAAATACCTGGACCATGAACAGAGGGACCCGTTTGCTGTGCAAAAG GACATTGATAGTGAAGGTCCGGAGCCATCTGACTGGGATAAATATGCCTCGGAGGAGTACGAGATACTGGTGGCGGAAGAGACTGCAAATGACCAGCTACATGAGGG GTCTTTTGATGACGACTATGAATCCGAGGAGCTTCAAGTCACCGGAGAGATTGggaataaaatggaaaaactggTGATATCCGACCTGTCAGCATGA